The genomic region CCGTCCAGCAGATGCTGCCCGCGCTGAACTCCGTCGGCTCGCTGTCCGAGTTCCTCGGCGACCTGATCACGGCGAGGTCGGCATGACGGGCCCCGCCGTCTACCTCGCGGCCACCGGTACGGCGCTGCCCGGCGACCCGGTGGACAACACCGCGCTCGGCCGGCTGCTGGGCGTGAGCGAAGAGTGGATCGACGTCTTCGTCGGCACCCGGACCCGGCACTTCGGCTGGGACCCGGAGACCGGGGAGGTCCGCGGCTCGCTGGCCGACCTGTGCGCCGAGGCCGGAGCGCAGGCCATCGACGCCTCCGGGCTCGACCCCGCCGACATGGAGTTCCTGGTACTCGCGACCGCGACCCCCGACCTGCTGCTGCCGACCACCGCGAGCGAGGTCGCCGACCGGCTGGGCCTGGGCCATCTGCCCGTCTTCCAGCTCCAGTCGGGCTGTTCCGGCGCGATCCAGGCCCTCGACCTCGGCCGCACGCTGATCACCGGCGGCCGCCGGGCCGGCCTGATCCTCGGCGGGGACGTCACGCACCGCTTCCTGTCGCCGCGGGGGGACACCGCCCGGATGCCCACCGAGGAACTGGTCAACTACGTCCTGTTCGGCGACGGCGCCGGAGCCGCGGTCCTCACCGACGAGCCCGAGGGCGAGCGGGTGGCCGTACGGGCGGTGCTGAACTCCTGGACCGGGCAGGGCCGTCCGCCCGGCCAGGTGCTCGACTGGTACGGGACCACTGACCGCCACTCGGAGCGGCGGATGCTCGCCGAGGACTACAAGGCGATCGAGGAGCACGTGCCGTCGATCTCCGTGGAGATCCTCTGGGAGCTGCTCGGCGGACTCGGCTGGAGCCTGGACGACATCGGCTACCTGCTGCCGCCCCAGCTGTCCCGGCGGATGACCGCCCGGATCCTGGAGCGGCTGCCGGTCACCTCCGCGCGGGAGATCTCCTGCGTCTCGGAGACCGGCAACACGGGAAACGCCCTGCCGTTCCTGCAACTCGACCGGCTGCTGCCGACGTTCGCCACCGGAGAGCGCGCACTCGCGCTGTGCGTGGAGTCCAGCAGGTGGATCAGAGCCGGGTTCGCCCTGGAGAAGGTGTGAGGCGTCGATGACGACGGGACTGGACCGGCTGCGCGACCTGCGCACGCGGGGCCTGCTGGAGAAGGAGTACGACCAGGTGCCGGCGCTGCTCGCCGACGAGAGCGGACCGGGCGGCGCGGGCACGCCCGCGGGCGCCGCCGCCGGGGCCGCGGCCGGGCGGCTGCTCGCCGGGCTCGACCCCGACGCCGTGCTGGCCCACCATCCGCGGACACCGGTCGTGACGGTGGCCGTCACAGGCCAGTCCACGGTCGGGCACGTCGTCGATCCCCTCACGGGTGAACTGGCCCGCCACGGACTGCTGTTGCGTCCCGTCCTCGGCGAGCACGGCACCTATCTGCGCGACCTGACCGGGCCCGGCGGTGACCTGCGGGAGGCAGCACCGGATCTGACGCTGTGCCTGCTCGACGCGGAGACCGTGTTCAGCGAGGTCCCCGCGGTGTGGCGGGCCGAGGACGTCGAAGCGGCGGGCGAGGAGGTGCTGCGCCGGTGCGCCGCTCTCGCGGACCGCGCCCCCGGCACCCTCGTGCTCAACACCGTCCCGCTGCCGCGCGCCTACAGCCACCAGCTCCTCGACCACCGCTCCCGGGCCCTGCTCGGCGCCGTGTGGCGCGAGTTCAACGCCCGCCTGCTGCGCCTCACCGGGTCCGCCACCCGCCTCGTGGTGATCGACCTCGAACCGCTGGTCGGCGAGGGCGGGCCGGTCACCGACCAGCGCCTGGCGCGCTACGCCAAGGTGCAGCTCGGCGCTGAACTCCTCGCCGCGTACGCCCGCGAGGTCGCGCACCTGGCGCGCGCCCTGCGCGGAATGACCCGCAAGTGCCTGGTGCTCGACCTCGACAACACCCTGTGGGACGGGGTGCTCGGCGAGCGGGGACCCGACGGCGTCGCGGCGGCCGGCACCTTGCGGGGAGAGGCCTTCGGAGCATTCCAGAAGTGCGTCAAACAGCTCGGATCCCAAGGCGTGCTCCTCGCGGTGAGCAGCAAGAACGACGAGGGCCCGGTCCTCGCGGCACTGCGCGGCCATCCCGACCTCGTGCTGCGCGAGGAGGACTTCGTACGGATCAACGCCAACTGGGAGCCAAAGGACGGCAATCTCGCCGACATCGCGGACCGGCTGGACATCGCCACCGACGCCCTCGTCTTCGCCGACGACTCGCCCGCCGAGCGCGCCCAGGTGCGCTTCGGCGCGCCCGAGGTGGCCGTCGTACCGCTCGACGAGGAGCCCGCGCTGCACGTGACCCGGCTTCTCGCGGACGGCTGGTTCGACACCCTGCGGCTGACCGACGAGGACCGGGCCAGGACCGGCGAGTACCACAGGCAGCGCGAACGCCGGGACCTGCACGAGAGCTCGGGCTCGCACGAGGAGTTCCTGCGGGCCCTCGGGGTCAGGGTGGACCTCGGCCCGCCCCGGCCCCACGAGTTCGCCAGACTGTCCCAGCTGACCCTGCGCACCAACCAGTTCAACCTCACCGGCGGGGGACACCAGGAGTCCGAGCTGGTGTCGCTCGCCGCCGACCCGGACCGGCACCTGCTGCTGGCCGCCCGCACCGCGGACCGGTTCGGCGACAACGGCTTGGTCGGAGCGGTGCTGGGGACCTTCGCCGACGGGGCGCTGCACCTGGACAACATGTGGCTGAGCTGCCGTGTGCTCGCCCGCGGCGTCGAACAGGCCTGCCTCGCCGTGCTGCTGGGCCGGGCCCGCGACCTCGGGCTGTCCGCGGTGACGGCCCGGTACGTACCCACGGCGCGCAACCACCGCGTCCGTGACCTCTATCCGTCCTGCGGCTTCACGCGGGCCCGGTCCCGTGCGGCCGGGGACGGGGCGGTGGAGTTCCACCACGATCTGGCGCGGGTGCCCGACGTCCCCGGCCACGTACACATCACCGAATCCTTTGGGGGAAGGCCGGCGGATGAACCTCGATAGCGTCGACACGTTCCTGCGGACGGTCCGCGACGACCTCGGCCTGGAACTCGACATCCCCGCGGGCGCGGACACCGCTCTGGTGAACCTGCCCGGCTGGGACTCACTCAACCTGCTCCGGCTGCTGGCCCTCCTGGAGGAGTCGGGCCACCGGGTGCCGGTGCACCGTCTGCTGGAGGCGCACAGCCTCCGGGACATCCACACGCTGGTGAAGGAGTACGGATGACCGCCCCGGGCAGCCCCACGCTCGGCCCGCCGCTCGGTGCGCCCGTCGCCGTGGTCCCGGGAGGGGACTCGTGGGACCGGGTCAGGGACGACCTCGCCACCCACGGGACGGCGCTGGCCTACGCGTGGCTGAAGGACCTGGAGCCCGTCCTGCCGTCCGGCGACGGCCTGCGCGAACTGCTCGGCCGCGACTGGACGCGGTACCTCGACCTGACGCACGCCGACGTGCGCAACCGGTACATCGCCTCCCGGATGCTGCTGAAGTACGCGGCCGGTGCGGTGCTCGCCAGCGAACCCGCCGACCTGGAACTGGCCTACGGGCCGACCGGCCGCCCGTACCTGCGCGGCTGCGACCAGATCGACATCAGCCTCAGCCACACCGAGGACCTGCTCCTCGTGGGGCTGACGACCTGCGGCCTGATCGGGGTGGACGCGGAGCGCGCCGACCGCGAGATGTACGGCAGCGGTCTGGGCCGCCACATCTGCACGCCCTACGAGCTGGTGCTGCTGTCCGGGATGCCGGAGGAGGAGCGCAACGGCGCGCTCGTGCGGCTGTGGACCCTCAAGGAGGCCTACAGCAAGGCCATCGGCCAGGGCATGCAGTTCCGCTTCACCGAGTTCGGCTTCGGTCCCGACGGCAGGCCCGTACGGGTCCAGCGGCCGGACGGGACGGCGGGCACCGGGGACGAGTGGATCTTCCGGACCTTCCCGCTGGACGGGGGCTACGTCGTCAGCGCCGCGGTCTACGACGCGGGCTTCGGCCGGCTCCAGGACGCCCATGTCACGACGATGCTGGACCAGGACTGCGTGGACGCGATCACGGAGGCGCTGGAGGAGGACCCGGGGCGATGACCGCCGCCGGGTTCAAGCGCCTGGGGAGCCGGACACCACGGAACGTCAGGTTAAGGAGGACGCCGCCGTACCGCCGGAGAGTATCTCCTGACGCGCGGCGTTGTAGCCGGCCTGGAAGCGGCTGGTGGCTTCCAGCTCCTCGGTGATCTCGGCGATGTGGCGGCGGCAGGTGCGCACCGACATGCCGAGCCGCCGGGCGACCATCTCGTCCTTGTAGCCCTTGGTCATCAGCCGGATGATCGACCACTTGAGCTCGTCGGAGGAGGCGGGGGACCGTTGGGACTCCACGACGTACGGGGACGCGCCGTCCCACAGGTACTCGAAGACGGAGCACAGGAACGCCACGAGCGTGGGCTCGCGCACGATCGCCGCCCCGGGCGCGCGGTCCCGGGAGGATCGTTCCGGCAGGAAGGCCACCTCCCGGTCGTAGATGATCAGTCTGTCGATGACCTCGTCGGCGGTGCGGATCTCCGCGCCCTGGAGGCTCACGTCGCGGACGTACGAGCGGGTGGGCAGGTCGTTGCGCGCGGTGTGCTGGTAGATGGTCCGGATCCGGACGCCGCGCGCCAGGGTGGACAGTGCCGACTCCCGCGCCTCTTCCAGCAGTTCCGCGGGGCGTGCGCCGCCGGGCTGGACGGTGAGCAGCTCGCTCTTGCAGTTCTGGCTCAGGTGGTTGAGCATCGCCTGGATCCGGTTGACATCGGTGATGATGTCGAAGGCCTCCAGGCGGTTGCGCAGCCGGCGCCCCTCGAAGTAGAGCGGCGTCAGGGACAGCAGCTTCGCCCGGACGTCGGTCACCGCCTGCTGCAGTTCCCTGATGTGCCGCTCCGCGGGAGCCACCAGGGACGCGGCCGCCACATCGGGTGTGACAGGGGTCAGTTCGGACGGATGCCCCGGCATGGACTGCAGCAGGCGTACCCCGCACAGCACCTGCTCCACCCGCGCGATCTCCGCGGGTGTCAGCGACAGCTCCTCGGCGATCTTCTCGCGTACGAAGCGCCCGCACTCGACCGCGAGACCGTACGCCGCTGCGCTGAGGTCATCAAGCTCGGCGAACCCCGAATCCGGGCCCTCCCCTGCGAACATGCCAGCCCCCACTGATCGGTGTAATTGCTGCCACGTAACTTTACGCCAGCGTGAGGCCCTTGGCGCGAATGATCGATATCAAGCACTCTATTCGCATCACCAGGGACGCCAAAGCCGGAAAAATCGGGCGAAGGCGTGCTGACGGAGTTAATCTCGATCTTCGACTGGGGGAGTCGTGAGGGTAATTTCCGGTAAATTCTCTTCGGTTTACTTGACCTTACTGACGGGTATGGTCATGTCTGTTTTGGGGGTGCAGTTCATGTCGGGCCCGGTTCTGCCGAGCACATCCGCTCTGTCCGTCGGAGTCAGCGGGCCCGACGGGGCCGGCCAGGGGTTCACCGCAGCACCGGAGGACGACCGGTGGGGATGAGGGAACCCCGCGCGTGATCCGGTTCAGCAAGCGCTCCCCGCATGGTGGATGGGGGGAGCGCTTCGCGCTGTCCGGGCCCCGGCGCCCGCCGGCCGCGCGGCCGGCACGGCGATGGCGCTGAGCAGTACGCCGTCGTCCGCCGACCAGCGGCCGCTGAACGCGGCGGGCCCGTCCGGCGAGAGCCACCCGGGGTCCGGCAGCAGCCGGGCGCGGAACGTTTCCAGCCCCGCGTCCACGGTGACCAGGGCGTCGGTGAAGTCCAGCTCCTGACCCGTGAGCGGGAACCACGTCTTGTAGACCGCCTCCTTCATGCTGAAGAGCAGCCGGTCCCACGCGACCTCCGGCACCGCCCGGGCCAGCTCCCGCGTGCGGCGCAGCTCCTGGGGCAGTGCGATCGACTCCAGCACCCCGTCCGGCAGCGGAGCGTTCGGCTCCGCGTCGATGCCCACCGCGGTGAACTCCGAGGCGCGGGCCAGGGCCACGCCCCGGTAGCCCGCGCAGTGCGTCATGGACCCCACCAGCGAGGCGTCCCACTGCGGGACCCCGCGCCGCCCCGGCACCACGGGCGCCGCGGGCACCCCGAGGGTCCCCATCGCGCGTCGGGCGCACCACCGCACGGTCCCGAACTCCGCCCGCCGCTTCGGAACGGCGTTGCTGATCAGGCGTTCCTCCTCCGGGAAGAGGAACACCTCGTCGGGGTCGACGGTGGACTCGGCGGTGGCGACATCCGATGGCAGGAGCTTCGTGAGCACGGCATTCCCTCGGGGTCGATGTGTCGGTCTGACAGCTCCCACGCTGCCGCCGCCGCCCCTGCCCGGGCCAGGGACGAAGGCCCGGCCCGCCCGGATCGGCCGCCGCGCACCCGGTTTCCTCCCAGGCCACTGCCATCCGCCGCCCCCGCCGGCCGCCTCCTGCCGGGAGGCTGGCACCGCCCCCGCCGGCATTGCCATCCGCCTGTCATGCGCCGGGGTCCGTGCCTCCACCGGCGGTTGAGGGGATGGGCAGGGGTGTTCACCGCGAGGTCCGTCGCCCATCCTCACGGAATGCCGCACGGAAACCTCATGGGCATCAGCGACCTCCACGTCTCATTCCGGGAGAATCGCCGGATCGTCGAGGAGCTGAATCCGGACAGTCCCCACGACTGGCTGATCGTGGCCGGTGACGTGGGCGAGTCTCCCGATGATCTTCGATGGGTGCTCGGCCTGCTCACCAGCCGCTACGCCACCGTGGTGTGGGCGCCGGGAAATCATGATCTTTGGACCCTGCGGGACGATCCGGTGCCATTGCGCGGAGAGGCGCGCTACCGGCACCTCGTCGAGATCTGCCGCTCCTTCGGCGTGCACACTCCGGAGGATCCTTACCCCGTCTGGTCGGGGGCGGGCGGACCGCTCGTCGTCGCCCCCCTCTTCCTCCTGTACGACTACACCTTCCGCACTCCCGGGGCGGCCACCCAGGAGCAGGCGCTGGAGCAGGCCTACGAGGCCGGAGTGGTGTGCACCGACGAGTTCATGCTGCACCCCGACCCGTACCCGTCCCGTGAGGCTTGGTGCCGGGCCCGGGTCGCGGTCACCGAACAGCGCCTCGCCGCCTGCGACCCGGACCTGCGCATGGTGCTCGTCAATCACTTTCCGCTGGTCAGGAACCCGACGCAGATCCTGAGGCACCCCGAGTTCGCCCAGTGGTGCGGCACCGAGCTCACCGCCGACTGGCACACCCGGTTCCGGGCGGCGGCCGTCGTCTACGGCCACCTCCACATCCCCCGCACCACCTGGTACGACGGCGTGCGCTTCGAGGAGGTGTCCGTGGGTTACCCGCGGGAATGGCGCAGGCCGGGCCACCCGCGCGACGTACCGCGCCGGATCTTCCCCGGCGGTACGGCCGGGGATTGATGTCTGGCAACTTCCGGACACCGTGGGGGCGGGATTTCGAGCCTATACTGATCTTGAATTCCCGCTCAAGCAATGCTCGACCATCCCTCTTTCCGATTTTCGCGGTCCTTCCCGGAACGCACGGAAAAGGGACACTGGGGGACCCTATGGTGTTGTTCCGGCGTGCCGAGGAACTATCTCTGTCAAACGCATTGCTCGACGGCTGTGCCGAAGGGAATGCCGGATTACTATTGCTCGAAGGCGCGGTCGGCTGCGGGAAGAGTGAATTCCTGGAGACCGTCGCCGCCCATGCCGAAGCCCGCGGCGCGACGGTCCTGCGCGCCATCGGCACCGCGGCCGAACGGGGCCATCCGCTGGGCGTCCTGCGCCAGCTGGCCGCCGACGCGCCGACCGGCGCCCTCCCGCCGCCTCCGGACGAGGCGGGGCGGGTCGAGGCCATGCAGGTGTTCGCCGCCGCCGTCCGTGAACTGAGCGCCGCCGCACCCGTGGTGATCTGCGTCGACGACCTGCACCACGTCGACGAGCTCTCCAGCCGCTACCTGCTGCACCTGGCGCGCGGCACCCGGCAGGCCAGGGTCCTCCTGGTGTTCGCCGAGTCCGTGCACGAACGCGGCGACGACCCGCTGCTGCGCACCGAACTGCTCCGGCTGCCCCACTTCGTACGGCTGCGGCTCGAACGGTTCACCGCCGAGGCCGTCCGCGCCATGCTGCCGGACCGCACCGAGGCGGAGACCGAGCGGCTGCACCGGGCCAGCGGCGGAAACCCGCTGCTGCTGCGGTCCCTACTCCAGGACCCCCAGGGCCGTCCGGGCGACGCCTACGCCCAGGCCGTGCTCGCCTGCCTGCACCGCTGCGGGCCCGCCACCACCGAACTGGCCGAGGCGATCGCCGTGCTCGACGGCCTCGCCGGCGCCGCGCACCTCGCACGGCTGACGGGCACCCCCGAAGCCGCCGCCGCCCGGGCCCTGGCCGCGCTCGACGCCGCGGGCCTGCTCGCCGACGACGGCGGGCACGGGTTCCGTCACCCGGCTGCGCGGGCCGCCGTACTCGACCGGATGGACCCGGCCGCCCGCCAGGCCCTGCACCGGGAGGCCGCCCTGCTGGCCCGGGCCTCGGGCGCGCCCGACATGGCGGTCGCCGACCAACTCCTCGGCGCACGGCACACCTGCGAGGAATGGGCCCTGCCCGTGCTGCGCTCCGCCGCGGACCAGTACGTCGCCGACGGAGCCCTCGAACAGGCCGCGGCCGTCCTGCAACTCGCCCGGGAAGCCAGCCCCGATGACGCGCGGCGCGCCGAACTCGCCGTCAAACTCAGCGTCGTGGCCGGCCGCACCGACCCCGCGGCAGCCGAACGCCACCTCCGCGAACCCCTCTCCGCCCTGGCCGCCGGAAAGCTGGCAGCGCACACCATGGGCCCGCTGGCCAGGGTGCTGGCCGCCCAGGGCCGGATCGACGAGTCGGCCGACGTACTGGAACGGCTGGCGGCCGGCAGCGGGCGGCACCCGGGTGCGGAGCGCAGGCAGGGGGACATCCCCGGGGACGACCCGCTGGACGGACTCTCCGCCTTCCCCCAGTGGGCGGCCTCCACCCGCCGCTGCACACCGGCCGAGGCCGGACCGCCCCCGGCCGGCCGTACGGCCAGGACCCCCGTCCACCCGGCGGCCCTGTGGGCGCTCCCGGTGGAGACGGAGGAGGGCGCCGCCGCCCATGCCGCCGAACTCTTCCTCCGGGGCGCCACCCTCGCCGAAGGCACCGTGGAGCCGGTGGTGCAGGCCCTGCGCACCCTCCTGTACCTGGACGGCGCCGGGCGGGCGCTGCCCTGGTGCGAGTCCTTCCTGCTCCAGGCGACCCAGCGCGGGGCCACCGGCTGGCAGGCCGTGTTCGGCGGCCTGCTCGCCGAGGCCCGGATGCGGCAGGGAGACCTCCGGGGCGCGGCCCAGACCGCGGAAGGCGTCCTGCGGACCGTACCCGCACGCGGCGGCAGCGTCCTGCTGAGCGCGGTCGCCGGCACCCTGGTCCGGGCCTGCACGGCCATGGGCCGGCCCGAGGAGGCGGCGGCCGTACTGAGCCGGCCCGTCCCCGCCGAGCTGACCGGGAGCATCCACGCTCTCGGATACCTCCGCGCGCGGGGCCAGTACGCCCTCGCGACCAGCCGGTTCCACGCGGCGCTCGGCGACTTCCTGGACGTCGGCCGCCACATGAAGCGGTGGGGCCTGGACCGGCCGCGGCTCCTGCCCTGGCGCACCGACGCGGCGGAGGC from Streptomyces sp. NBC_00190 harbors:
- a CDS encoding 3-oxoacyl-ACP synthase III family protein, whose product is MTGPAVYLAATGTALPGDPVDNTALGRLLGVSEEWIDVFVGTRTRHFGWDPETGEVRGSLADLCAEAGAQAIDASGLDPADMEFLVLATATPDLLLPTTASEVADRLGLGHLPVFQLQSGCSGAIQALDLGRTLITGGRRAGLILGGDVTHRFLSPRGDTARMPTEELVNYVLFGDGAGAAVLTDEPEGERVAVRAVLNSWTGQGRPPGQVLDWYGTTDRHSERRMLAEDYKAIEEHVPSISVEILWELLGGLGWSLDDIGYLLPPQLSRRMTARILERLPVTSAREISCVSETGNTGNALPFLQLDRLLPTFATGERALALCVESSRWIRAGFALEKV
- a CDS encoding HAD-IIIC family phosphatase, whose translation is MTTGLDRLRDLRTRGLLEKEYDQVPALLADESGPGGAGTPAGAAAGAAAGRLLAGLDPDAVLAHHPRTPVVTVAVTGQSTVGHVVDPLTGELARHGLLLRPVLGEHGTYLRDLTGPGGDLREAAPDLTLCLLDAETVFSEVPAVWRAEDVEAAGEEVLRRCAALADRAPGTLVLNTVPLPRAYSHQLLDHRSRALLGAVWREFNARLLRLTGSATRLVVIDLEPLVGEGGPVTDQRLARYAKVQLGAELLAAYAREVAHLARALRGMTRKCLVLDLDNTLWDGVLGERGPDGVAAAGTLRGEAFGAFQKCVKQLGSQGVLLAVSSKNDEGPVLAALRGHPDLVLREEDFVRINANWEPKDGNLADIADRLDIATDALVFADDSPAERAQVRFGAPEVAVVPLDEEPALHVTRLLADGWFDTLRLTDEDRARTGEYHRQRERRDLHESSGSHEEFLRALGVRVDLGPPRPHEFARLSQLTLRTNQFNLTGGGHQESELVSLAADPDRHLLLAARTADRFGDNGLVGAVLGTFADGALHLDNMWLSCRVLARGVEQACLAVLLGRARDLGLSAVTARYVPTARNHRVRDLYPSCGFTRARSRAAGDGAVEFHHDLARVPDVPGHVHITESFGGRPADEPR
- a CDS encoding phosphopantetheine-binding protein, with translation MNLDSVDTFLRTVRDDLGLELDIPAGADTALVNLPGWDSLNLLRLLALLEESGHRVPVHRLLEAHSLRDIHTLVKEYG
- a CDS encoding 4'-phosphopantetheinyl transferase family protein, with amino-acid sequence MTAPGSPTLGPPLGAPVAVVPGGDSWDRVRDDLATHGTALAYAWLKDLEPVLPSGDGLRELLGRDWTRYLDLTHADVRNRYIASRMLLKYAAGAVLASEPADLELAYGPTGRPYLRGCDQIDISLSHTEDLLLVGLTTCGLIGVDAERADREMYGSGLGRHICTPYELVLLSGMPEEERNGALVRLWTLKEAYSKAIGQGMQFRFTEFGFGPDGRPVRVQRPDGTAGTGDEWIFRTFPLDGGYVVSAAVYDAGFGRLQDAHVTTMLDQDCVDAITEALEEDPGR
- a CDS encoding LuxR C-terminal-related transcriptional regulator yields the protein MFAGEGPDSGFAELDDLSAAAYGLAVECGRFVREKIAEELSLTPAEIARVEQVLCGVRLLQSMPGHPSELTPVTPDVAAASLVAPAERHIRELQQAVTDVRAKLLSLTPLYFEGRRLRNRLEAFDIITDVNRIQAMLNHLSQNCKSELLTVQPGGARPAELLEEARESALSTLARGVRIRTIYQHTARNDLPTRSYVRDVSLQGAEIRTADEVIDRLIIYDREVAFLPERSSRDRAPGAAIVREPTLVAFLCSVFEYLWDGASPYVVESQRSPASSDELKWSIIRLMTKGYKDEMVARRLGMSVRTCRRHIAEITEELEATSRFQAGYNAARQEILSGGTAASSLT
- a CDS encoding 4'-phosphopantetheinyl transferase family protein, whose protein sequence is MLTKLLPSDVATAESTVDPDEVFLFPEEERLISNAVPKRRAEFGTVRWCARRAMGTLGVPAAPVVPGRRGVPQWDASLVGSMTHCAGYRGVALARASEFTAVGIDAEPNAPLPDGVLESIALPQELRRTRELARAVPEVAWDRLLFSMKEAVYKTWFPLTGQELDFTDALVTVDAGLETFRARLLPDPGWLSPDGPAAFSGRWSADDGVLLSAIAVPAARPAGAGARTARSAPPIHHAGSAC
- a CDS encoding metallophosphoesterase family protein; its protein translation is MPHGNLMGISDLHVSFRENRRIVEELNPDSPHDWLIVAGDVGESPDDLRWVLGLLTSRYATVVWAPGNHDLWTLRDDPVPLRGEARYRHLVEICRSFGVHTPEDPYPVWSGAGGPLVVAPLFLLYDYTFRTPGAATQEQALEQAYEAGVVCTDEFMLHPDPYPSREAWCRARVAVTEQRLAACDPDLRMVLVNHFPLVRNPTQILRHPEFAQWCGTELTADWHTRFRAAAVVYGHLHIPRTTWYDGVRFEEVSVGYPREWRRPGHPRDVPRRIFPGGTAGD
- a CDS encoding helix-turn-helix transcriptional regulator; its protein translation is MVLFRRAEELSLSNALLDGCAEGNAGLLLLEGAVGCGKSEFLETVAAHAEARGATVLRAIGTAAERGHPLGVLRQLAADAPTGALPPPPDEAGRVEAMQVFAAAVRELSAAAPVVICVDDLHHVDELSSRYLLHLARGTRQARVLLVFAESVHERGDDPLLRTELLRLPHFVRLRLERFTAEAVRAMLPDRTEAETERLHRASGGNPLLLRSLLQDPQGRPGDAYAQAVLACLHRCGPATTELAEAIAVLDGLAGAAHLARLTGTPEAAAARALAALDAAGLLADDGGHGFRHPAARAAVLDRMDPAARQALHREAALLARASGAPDMAVADQLLGARHTCEEWALPVLRSAADQYVADGALEQAAAVLQLAREASPDDARRAELAVKLSVVAGRTDPAAAERHLREPLSALAAGKLAAHTMGPLARVLAAQGRIDESADVLERLAAGSGRHPGAERRQGDIPGDDPLDGLSAFPQWAASTRRCTPAEAGPPPAGRTARTPVHPAALWALPVETEEGAAAHAAELFLRGATLAEGTVEPVVQALRTLLYLDGAGRALPWCESFLLQATQRGATGWQAVFGGLLAEARMRQGDLRGAAQTAEGVLRTVPARGGSVLLSAVAGTLVRACTAMGRPEEAAAVLSRPVPAELTGSIHALGYLRARGQYALATSRFHAALGDFLDVGRHMKRWGLDRPRLLPWRTDAAEALLRLGEARQAERFLADQLSGRDAADPWVRGMSLRLRASLREPKERQAMLAKAVDDLHRSGDQYELARAMSDFGQVLRELGEPARAAMVNRRAWHVARECGAESLCVKILPGHTGDGVEAGETAETPHADLVASLSESEKRVALLAVHGHTNREIAQKLYITVSTVEQHLTRVYRKLEIPGRQALPVDFHLGVAEFV